In one Fusarium falciforme chromosome 5, complete sequence genomic region, the following are encoded:
- a CDS encoding Target of rapamycin complex subunit LST8 yields MSVILCTAGYDHTIRFWEALSGICSRTIQHPDSQVNRLCISPDKRYLAAAGHHTVKLYDIKSTNPNPLLTFEGHTGNITGVAFHCEGKWMVTSSEDGTVKIWETRTGTIQRSYNHGCPVNDVVIHPNQGEIISCDRSGSVRVWDLAENNCSHELIPEEDVSVSSVTVASDGSLLCAANNAGNVFVWNLIQNFDRTQLVPVTHFSAHKEYITRILLSPDVKKLATCSADHTAKIWEVKNIEPTTDPEPKPYPLEATLTGHQRWVWDCAFSADSAYLVTACSDHYARLWELHSQQIIRQYNGHHRGAVCVALNDYSETR; encoded by the exons ATGTCTGTCATTCTCTGCACTG CTGGATATGACCACACGATCAG GTTTTGGGAGGCATTGTCGGGTATCTGTTCGCGCACCATACAGCACCCAGACTCGCAGGTGAACCGTCTGTGCATCTCACCCGACAAGCGATACCTCGCTGCCGCGGGCCACCACACGGTCAAGCTCTACGATATCAAGTCGACCAATCCGAACCCGCTGCTGACTTTCGAGGGTCATACTGGAAACATCACCGGTGTCGCCTTTCACTGCGAGGGAAAATGGATGGTGACTAGCTCCGAGGACGGcaccgtcaagatctgggagaCGAGGACAGGGACAATTCAACGAAGCTATAACCATGGCTGCCCTGTCAATGATGTTGTAATCCACCCAAACCAGGGTGAGATTATAAGCTGCGATCGGTCTGGCAGCGTGAGAGTCTGGGACTTGGCCGAGAACAACTGTTCCCACGAACTCATCCCAGAAGAAGACGTCTCAGTCTCCAGCGTCACAGTCGCTAGTGACGGCTCTCTCCTATGCGCTGCGAATAATGCC GGCAACGTGTTTGTATGGAACCTTATCCAGAACTTTGACCGCACCCAATTAGTCCCAGTCACGCACTTCAGCGCTCACAAGGAATACATCACGCGTATCTTGCTCTCACCTGACGTCAAGAAGTTGGCGACCTGCAGCGCCGACCACACGGCAAAGATATGGGAGGTCAAGAACATTGAGCCCACCACAGACCCGGAACCCAAGCCGTACCCGCTCGAGGCAACCCTCACCGGCCACCAGCGCTGGGTCTGGGACTGCGCCTTCAGCGCTGACTCTGCCTACCTGGTGACGGCCTGCTCGGACCACTACGCGCGACTTTGGGAACTGCATAGCCAGCAGATCATTCGCCAGTACAACGGGCACCATAGAGGAGCGGTTTGCGTCGCGCTCAACGATTATTCCGAGACGCGATGA